One genomic window of Methanosarcina acetivorans C2A includes the following:
- a CDS encoding MarR family winged helix-turn-helix transcriptional regulator, whose translation MNKNQKRAIIAIGRNEEIIPSVLGAYLDLQRGSLTSIIDSLEKEGLIFRKGDPEDRRKTILSLTEAGQEYRNWLNAAIQAKVSEILDRLDEEEITSYQESMENMIKYFKKMDERA comes from the coding sequence TTGAACAAAAACCAGAAAAGAGCTATTATAGCCATAGGAAGAAACGAGGAAATCATCCCTTCTGTCCTTGGAGCATACCTGGATCTGCAGAGAGGAAGCCTGACATCAATAATTGATTCCCTAGAAAAAGAAGGACTTATTTTCAGGAAAGGGGACCCTGAAGACCGCAGAAAAACTATCCTATCCCTTACCGAAGCCGGTCAAGAATACAGAAATTGGTTAAACGCAGCAATCCAGGCTAAGGTTTCCGAGATCCTTGATAGACTGGATGAAGAGGAAATTACTAGTTATCAAGAAAGCATGGAAAACATGATAAAATATTTTAAGAAAATGGACGAAAGAGCCTGA
- a CDS encoding ABC transporter substrate-binding protein, with protein MSIGIGALLVVLLIVIFPTETDQETNTTAADSKIIIIDALGREVILDKPAERIAYTHYSVAEVLKAIGAWDRVVARDGYISDENFYPNLDEIPAICPARNPMDINYEKTVEVQPDVLILPKFEWYDDTDEIINRLEPDIPVVFVDTLNPDSFCDTVQIIGTIVGNEDEAQEYIEFYSGIYDPIVAKTSQIAQEDSLNVFYKAFSDTPEQIKTYGKEMPGGNELFNAAGGKNIAETLSFAYGDVDREWILEQDIDAVVVMCWDQHYPETFGYAVNDSELATKSGKEIQEEIMGQDIFAHTEAVKNKKVYLLHNELLSTPRNIIAIAYMAKWFYPDMFPDLDPEALHQEYLDRFIGADYNLSNVGLFAYPA; from the coding sequence TTGAGTATTGGAATTGGGGCCTTGCTTGTAGTATTACTTATTGTAATCTTTCCAACCGAAACGGATCAGGAAACAAACACAACAGCTGCAGACAGTAAGATAATAATTATTGATGCCCTCGGCAGAGAAGTAATCCTTGATAAACCCGCCGAAAGAATTGCATATACGCATTACTCGGTCGCTGAAGTCCTGAAAGCTATCGGAGCCTGGGATCGGGTTGTAGCACGGGACGGGTATATCTCTGATGAAAATTTTTACCCGAATCTGGATGAGATCCCTGCGATATGTCCGGCCAGAAACCCCATGGACATAAACTACGAAAAAACCGTAGAAGTACAGCCTGATGTTCTCATCCTGCCAAAATTTGAATGGTATGATGACACTGACGAAATAATCAACAGGCTTGAACCTGATATTCCAGTTGTTTTCGTTGATACGCTAAATCCTGATTCCTTTTGTGATACTGTTCAGATAATAGGAACGATTGTCGGAAATGAAGACGAAGCTCAGGAATATATCGAGTTTTACAGTGGAATTTATGATCCTATAGTAGCTAAGACTTCGCAGATCGCTCAAGAAGACAGCCTGAATGTATTTTATAAGGCTTTTTCCGACACTCCAGAGCAAATAAAAACCTATGGTAAAGAAATGCCCGGCGGAAACGAGTTATTTAACGCGGCCGGAGGGAAAAACATTGCAGAAACTCTTTCTTTTGCTTATGGAGATGTCGATCGTGAATGGATTCTTGAACAGGACATCGATGCCGTTGTAGTTATGTGCTGGGATCAGCATTATCCTGAGACATTTGGATATGCTGTAAACGATTCAGAACTGGCTACGAAGAGTGGTAAGGAGATACAGGAAGAAATAATGGGGCAGGATATCTTTGCGCATACTGAAGCTGTAAAAAACAAAAAAGTGTACCTGCTTCATAACGAATTGCTTTCCACCCCGAGAAATATCATTGCCATAGCTTACATGGCGAAGTGGTTCTATCCAGACATGTTTCCTGACCTCGATCCGGAGG